In Flagellatimonas centrodinii, a single window of DNA contains:
- a CDS encoding 2-hydroxychromene-2-carboxylate isomerase: MIRQLDFYFDLMSPFAYLAHQRLPGLAGRYGYTLRYWPIDLPAAKRAAGNSGPPNVKIPVKLRYLKTDLDRWAQRYGVPLIFPPSLDSTLLNKAVFFAIDRDAAEVFVRHAWHAVWGEGSDMSDPALLRTLALALGWDAGEVLDFVYSPEGQARYDASNRGAQERGVFGTPTMMIGDDMWWGNDRLDFLEAFLTGKARQRHEQTA, translated from the coding sequence GTGATCCGCCAGCTCGACTTCTACTTCGACCTGATGAGCCCGTTCGCCTATCTGGCGCATCAGCGGCTGCCCGGGCTGGCGGGTCGCTACGGCTACACGCTGCGGTACTGGCCGATCGACCTGCCTGCCGCCAAGCGCGCCGCCGGCAATAGCGGCCCGCCCAACGTCAAGATCCCGGTCAAGTTGCGCTACCTGAAGACAGATCTCGATCGCTGGGCGCAGCGCTATGGCGTGCCGCTGATTTTTCCGCCTTCGCTGGACTCGACCCTGCTCAACAAGGCGGTGTTCTTCGCGATCGACCGCGACGCGGCCGAAGTCTTCGTGCGCCATGCCTGGCACGCCGTCTGGGGCGAGGGCAGCGACATGAGCGATCCCGCCCTGCTGCGCACGCTGGCGCTGGCGCTTGGCTGGGATGCCGGCGAAGTGCTCGACTTCGTCTACTCACCCGAAGGGCAGGCGCGCTACGACGCGAGCAACCGCGGCGCGCAGGAGCGGGGTGTATTCGGTACGCCGACGATGATGATCGGCGACGACATGTGGTGGGGCAATGACCGCCTCGATTTTCTGGAAGCGTTCCTGACCGGGAAGGCCCGGCAGCGTCATGAGCAAACAGCTTGA
- a CDS encoding DUF1302 family protein: protein MALHSPVAQAGQAGEWRINGFLENDTRYRKDVGLSKLRNTVRLEGNREFDDFGSFIGNSFTFKLRGTYDAVYDLNSDQYGKDAGGSICLEDTSGLIPAGCVPHGQGAFGGNNLGYGVFNGVPGVGLGQFGFNLARNPNDGMIVLGEPLHRPNGGVAFGVPVRPCNVDPRGCLNGYMDYDEDDLRFPEFAEPERLDWMREVYFDTSLMFFSPFSDNEQELFFRVGKQQVIWGRTDLFRVLDVINPVDFSRNNIYDELQDIRIPMWIATAEYRMGPVAALQDLNWQVVWNFDKFRPNSLGQCGTANVILDAGCFFRGMKNLWDNGGTVSNFALVPPILGEPGRAMTTDFGPNQVGIREAKLPNWTLSNTQIGTKFEGVLGDVSFSLNGLLYRSQLPSLHGGSEGPPAISPFANLLLPVDLELPELLPGVGQYNTEPRQVPYLIAFDIAFPRVKMLGGSLDFAIAPIKTVARIEAAMTWGEQFPNTLRPSLYSESRVARYVVGLDRLTFIPFLNANRTFLFSLQIFGQHLLDHELEQRQLGQVGMPDWKDNWIATLFIQTWYLQDRLQPKFVMARDWKAGAYAMQPSVDYLLSQNFKVSIGANVKFGDGAQKFNDCRDCNPYPPFTAYASSGGPLLEAGPIGLTGFEPLGRFRQGPLGSSDKEDEVFITLGYQFF, encoded by the coding sequence ATGGCCTTGCACAGTCCGGTGGCGCAGGCGGGACAGGCCGGAGAGTGGCGCATCAATGGCTTCCTCGAGAACGACACCCGCTACCGCAAGGACGTGGGACTGTCGAAGCTGCGCAACACCGTCAGGCTCGAGGGGAACCGCGAGTTCGATGACTTCGGTTCATTCATCGGCAACTCGTTTACCTTCAAGCTGCGGGGTACCTACGACGCGGTCTACGATCTCAACTCCGATCAGTATGGCAAGGATGCTGGCGGCTCGATCTGTCTCGAGGACACTTCGGGCCTGATCCCGGCGGGTTGTGTGCCGCATGGGCAGGGCGCCTTTGGCGGCAACAACCTCGGATACGGCGTGTTCAATGGGGTGCCGGGCGTGGGGCTGGGACAGTTCGGCTTCAACCTGGCTCGCAATCCCAACGACGGCATGATTGTACTGGGAGAGCCTTTGCACCGACCCAACGGCGGCGTCGCCTTCGGCGTTCCGGTACGACCGTGCAATGTCGATCCGCGTGGCTGCCTCAATGGCTACATGGACTATGACGAAGACGATCTGCGCTTCCCCGAGTTCGCGGAGCCCGAGCGTCTCGACTGGATGCGCGAGGTCTATTTCGATACTTCGCTGATGTTCTTCTCGCCGTTCAGCGATAACGAGCAGGAATTGTTCTTCCGTGTCGGCAAGCAGCAGGTGATCTGGGGCCGCACCGATCTGTTTCGCGTGCTCGATGTGATCAACCCGGTCGACTTCTCCCGCAACAATATTTACGACGAGTTGCAGGACATCCGCATCCCGATGTGGATCGCCACGGCAGAGTATCGCATGGGCCCGGTGGCGGCCCTGCAGGACCTCAACTGGCAGGTGGTATGGAACTTCGATAAGTTCCGCCCGAACAGCCTGGGCCAATGCGGCACCGCCAACGTCATCCTGGATGCCGGCTGCTTCTTCCGCGGCATGAAGAACCTGTGGGACAACGGCGGAACGGTGTCCAACTTTGCGCTGGTGCCGCCAATCCTCGGGGAGCCGGGCAGGGCCATGACGACGGACTTCGGCCCCAACCAAGTCGGTATCCGCGAGGCCAAGCTGCCGAACTGGACGCTGTCGAACACCCAGATCGGTACCAAGTTCGAGGGCGTGCTGGGCGACGTCAGCTTCTCGCTCAACGGCCTGCTGTATCGCTCGCAGCTGCCCAGTCTGCATGGCGGCTCCGAGGGCCCGCCAGCGATTAGCCCCTTCGCCAACCTGCTATTGCCGGTGGACCTTGAGCTGCCGGAACTGCTGCCGGGGGTGGGCCAGTACAACACCGAGCCGCGCCAAGTGCCGTACCTGATCGCTTTCGACATCGCTTTCCCGCGCGTCAAGATGCTGGGTGGCTCACTGGACTTTGCGATCGCGCCAATCAAGACGGTGGCGCGCATCGAGGCGGCGATGACCTGGGGCGAGCAGTTTCCCAACACCCTGCGGCCGAGCCTGTATAGCGAGTCGCGCGTTGCGCGCTACGTCGTCGGTCTGGATCGCCTGACCTTCATTCCGTTCCTGAACGCCAACCGCACCTTCCTATTCTCGCTGCAGATTTTTGGCCAGCACCTGCTCGACCACGAGTTGGAGCAGCGTCAACTGGGGCAGGTGGGCATGCCAGACTGGAAGGACAACTGGATCGCCACGCTCTTCATACAGACCTGGTACCTGCAGGACCGCCTGCAGCCGAAATTCGTGATGGCGCGCGACTGGAAGGCCGGGGCCTACGCGATGCAGCCTTCGGTGGATTACCTGCTGTCGCAGAACTTCAAGGTTTCAATCGGTGCCAACGTCAAGTTCGGCGACGGTGCGCAGAAGTTCAACGACTGCCGTGACTGCAACCCCTATCCGCCGTTTACCGCCTACGCCTCGTCCGGCGGCCCCTTGCTGGAGGCCGGCCCCATCGGTCTCACCGGCTTTGAACCGCTGGGCCGATTCCGCCAGGGCCCCCTGGGCTCCTCGGACAAGGAAGACGAGGTCTTTATCACCCTGGGCTACCAGTTCTTCTGA
- a CDS encoding DUF1329 domain-containing protein, producing the protein MKRITRSVLAMLAGTLFTAPALAQSADDVINQAFYPYKAGAPTAAGVNVGVLIDKNNADQFKAVLDPVTYDLLKKGVQPSIKVGPTDSFEVHPKYVEATRQNIGKVKIVDGNLEGYIAGRPFPKLPSSSDADAGRKLAFNFRHTFSAGDNVQIKPFYWKYRNAATGKVDRTVEFQFNFLNFQHRVAEEPIPAVSPNPNDYFRGIYGKAFSPQDVQDTQLMILLPDQDQKASDGYLYLGFQRRVRRLETSQTTDAFLGSDLMIQDFEGYFGRVAEMNWKFKGTKTLLMPLYRHNEQKLSDEYKQPDGYKFVAMAGKGECFPDVTWQLRQVHELEMTPVDKSSPVGRRVMYLDSQTFVAPRTLIYDRADKLWKSWTIGHTSTEHHLPSNKGKFAAIYDSFGMFDVQNQRCTTGQFRTEIDGSKSPVRMFNPQFMRSGGA; encoded by the coding sequence ATGAAGAGAATCACCCGATCCGTATTGGCGATGCTCGCTGGCACGCTGTTCACCGCTCCGGCGCTGGCGCAAAGCGCCGACGACGTCATCAACCAGGCCTTCTACCCCTACAAGGCCGGCGCGCCGACGGCGGCGGGCGTTAACGTCGGTGTCCTGATCGACAAGAACAACGCCGACCAGTTCAAGGCGGTGCTGGACCCGGTCACCTATGACCTGCTGAAGAAAGGTGTGCAGCCGTCAATCAAGGTTGGCCCCACCGATTCCTTCGAAGTGCATCCGAAGTACGTGGAGGCGACACGGCAGAACATAGGCAAGGTCAAGATCGTCGATGGCAACCTCGAAGGCTACATCGCCGGCCGACCGTTTCCGAAGCTGCCGTCGAGCAGCGATGCCGACGCCGGCCGCAAGCTGGCGTTCAATTTCCGTCACACCTTCTCGGCTGGCGACAACGTCCAGATCAAGCCGTTCTACTGGAAGTACCGCAACGCCGCCACCGGAAAGGTGGATCGCACGGTCGAATTTCAGTTCAACTTTCTGAACTTCCAGCACCGCGTCGCCGAAGAGCCGATCCCGGCGGTCTCGCCCAACCCCAACGACTACTTCCGCGGCATCTACGGCAAGGCCTTCAGCCCGCAGGACGTACAGGACACGCAGCTGATGATTCTGCTCCCCGACCAGGATCAGAAGGCCAGCGACGGCTACCTGTATCTGGGCTTCCAGCGCCGCGTGCGTCGCCTGGAGACCAGCCAGACCACGGATGCCTTCCTCGGCTCCGACCTGATGATCCAGGACTTCGAGGGCTACTTCGGCCGCGTGGCCGAGATGAACTGGAAGTTCAAGGGAACCAAGACCCTGCTGATGCCGCTGTACCGCCACAACGAGCAGAAGCTCTCGGATGAGTACAAGCAGCCGGACGGCTACAAGTTCGTTGCAATGGCCGGAAAGGGCGAGTGCTTCCCCGACGTCACCTGGCAGCTGCGGCAGGTGCACGAACTGGAGATGACGCCGGTTGATAAATCCTCGCCGGTTGGTCGCCGCGTGATGTACCTCGACTCCCAGACTTTCGTCGCGCCGCGCACGCTGATCTACGACCGCGCCGACAAGTTGTGGAAGTCCTGGACCATCGGCCACACCTCGACCGAGCACCACCTGCCGAGCAACAAGGGCAAGTTTGCGGCGATCTACGACAGCTTCGGCATGTTCGACGTGCAGAACCAGCGCTGCACCACCGGGCAGTTCCGTACCGAGATTGACGGCAGCAAGAGTCCCGTGCGCATGTTCAACCCGCAGTTCATGCGCAGCGGCGGCGCCTGA
- a CDS encoding dihydrodipicolinate synthase family protein: MPTPATPDAGDWRVQDTVDLDETARTAEKLIAAGVDAIVTLGSLGECATLTWEEKRAYLGMLVETVRGRVPLFGGTSSLGTRETIRQTREARDIGIDGVMLGPPMWCAPDVPTAVQFYRDVAEACPDTAICIYANPEAFKFDFPRPFWAQVAEIPQVITAKYLGIGALMADLNLTKGRIRFLPIDADYYAAARIAPEACTAFWTSGAVCGPAPVLRLRDEVERAKKSGDWAQAQALTGAIGRTYQTLFPQGSFKEFSLYNIGLEKARMDAAGWMRAGPARPPYTLVPEAYLEGARESGRRWAQLHREYDTKEA, translated from the coding sequence ATGCCCACACCCGCGACCCCGGACGCCGGCGACTGGCGCGTCCAGGACACCGTTGACCTCGACGAAACCGCGCGAACGGCCGAGAAGCTGATCGCCGCAGGGGTCGATGCAATCGTGACCCTGGGCTCCCTGGGCGAGTGCGCGACGCTGACCTGGGAGGAGAAGCGCGCCTACCTGGGGATGCTGGTCGAGACCGTGCGCGGCCGCGTGCCTTTGTTCGGCGGCACCAGCAGCCTGGGTACGCGCGAGACCATCCGCCAGACGCGCGAGGCGCGCGACATCGGCATTGACGGCGTCATGCTCGGACCGCCGATGTGGTGCGCGCCCGACGTGCCGACCGCGGTGCAGTTCTATCGCGACGTCGCCGAGGCATGCCCGGACACGGCGATCTGCATTTATGCCAACCCGGAGGCCTTCAAGTTCGATTTTCCGCGGCCGTTCTGGGCGCAGGTTGCGGAGATTCCGCAGGTCATCACCGCGAAGTACCTGGGCATCGGCGCGCTGATGGCGGATCTGAACCTGACCAAAGGGCGCATCCGCTTCCTGCCGATTGACGCCGACTACTACGCCGCCGCACGTATCGCGCCGGAGGCCTGCACCGCGTTCTGGACCAGCGGCGCAGTCTGCGGCCCGGCGCCAGTGCTGCGGCTGCGCGACGAAGTGGAACGGGCGAAGAAATCCGGCGACTGGGCCCAGGCGCAGGCGCTCACCGGCGCCATCGGCCGCACCTACCAGACCCTGTTCCCGCAAGGCTCGTTCAAGGAGTTCTCGCTCTACAACATCGGCCTGGAGAAGGCGCGCATGGACGCCGCCGGCTGGATGCGCGCGGGCCCGGCCCGGCCGCCGTACACGCTGGTGCCGGAGGCTTATCTCGAAGGCGCCCGCGAGTCCGGCCGGCGTTGGGCACAGCTGCACCGCGAATATGACACCAAGGAAGCCTGA
- a CDS encoding protocatechuate 3,4-dioxygenase encodes MATIVGGFLMPHDPLIPSITDAADPVQRDKVLGAFERIARRVDELDADTAIIIGDDHYALFGPHCIPRCLIGIGDVEGPAEKWLGFDTGVIENNEPLAKHIMFGGYDDGIDWSFAKALTVDHGVAVPHHYCVKSNPKLRTIPVYLNCGVMPVVQGRRAQQIGQSIGRAIANWSGSERVVVFGTGGISHWVGSAEMGRVNEVFDRRVLDMAGRGDIEAMIALGDEEILREGGNGALEIRNWICAMSILGRVRAELMLYEPVPQWITGIGFAELKAA; translated from the coding sequence ATGGCAACGATCGTAGGCGGCTTCCTGATGCCGCATGACCCCCTGATTCCCAGCATCACCGACGCCGCCGATCCGGTGCAGCGCGACAAGGTGCTGGGTGCCTTCGAGCGGATCGCGCGTCGCGTCGACGAACTCGACGCCGATACCGCGATCATCATCGGCGACGACCATTACGCGCTGTTCGGCCCGCATTGCATCCCGCGCTGCCTGATCGGCATCGGCGACGTCGAGGGGCCGGCGGAGAAATGGCTCGGCTTCGACACCGGAGTGATAGAGAACAACGAGCCGCTGGCGAAGCACATCATGTTCGGCGGCTACGACGACGGCATCGACTGGTCGTTCGCCAAGGCGCTGACGGTGGACCACGGCGTCGCCGTGCCGCACCACTACTGCGTCAAGTCGAATCCGAAACTGCGGACGATCCCGGTCTATCTCAATTGCGGCGTGATGCCGGTGGTACAGGGCCGGCGCGCGCAGCAGATCGGCCAGAGCATCGGCCGCGCGATCGCCAACTGGTCCGGCTCCGAACGCGTCGTCGTTTTCGGCACTGGCGGCATCAGCCACTGGGTCGGCAGCGCCGAAATGGGCCGGGTCAACGAAGTGTTCGACCGCCGCGTGCTCGACATGGCCGGCCGCGGCGATATCGAAGCGATGATCGCGCTCGGCGACGAAGAGATCCTGCGCGAAGGTGGCAACGGCGCGCTGGAGATCCGCAACTGGATCTGCGCGATGTCGATCCTCGGGCGCGTGCGCGCTGAACTGATGCTCTACGAGCCGGTGCCGCAGTGGATCACCGGCATTGGTTTCGCCGAGCTCAAGGCCGCCTGA